The Temnothorax longispinosus isolate EJ_2023e chromosome 7, Tlon_JGU_v1, whole genome shotgun sequence genome contains a region encoding:
- the LOC139816036 gene encoding uncharacterized protein isoform X3 — protein sequence MDSNTGATATLVQQQHQTLDGNHHQGQKEQDNVNGTVESAEGHAVDRFCGKAQCSVKEIAVVAPDNDSVGDSSTCSDVIDDDNEEEETDVEESGTGGWILNPPVSTIVQQHQAFDPGNGYIALPNPDSSNFSDVRIKDSSNVHLVTQWLWTWKHAVISCVLTLILLAILVSITVPSEIPDSLTEVCIGSGYTQTNNCGLILNKQKFRCCNGECIASDLLCDGKTDCRDLSDETEAECKRPEILCPNYAFRCNYGACIDKDLVCNGVSNCADNSDETQPQCLRNTTNTRTERCRENEFQCDNGQCISSDAVCDGTRNCADGSDETSKLCQSLPCPSTAFHCAYGACIDADLRCNRVDDCADSSDEDQELCRTGWPPVLPSVRPTTGTTRSPPTPAPTPTRPSRTPSGTNTCKAPPQPQNGRWKLHRSQCSDGQNCNVPEGTELGLGSYLVYSCDSGYKIRGSPDVSCSIGGKWLNIPVCRAILCKALAAPSIRSECRYDDEWISCKSPVPPRTRATLSCENSYRPETNQHLLSGQGTNVRCKANGEWEPEPMRCVPVCGTLPLGYQLTVVGGFRPNITEFPWHASMYRDEPGEPKKYFCGASIIQKNLLITAAHCVYDEFTRQPIDPNTIYILTGNLFRDYNNLFHNPIFVKRNQVKRIYIERNYVGYIGNFLSDIAVLELVTPFVLSSYLVPACIDTLSYGNVLEPGTYGKVAVFGRRAIGEPRAWYILQALTVPVISLSQCRSASQSVNMEQYVTNDKFCAGYTNGSSVSDGDVSDDSGGGLVFKTNNLWYLRGIVSDTICRGTMRGDFHGTKSFHCDYYIYSLYTEISRYIPWIQDVMTKIEQNQTHTLCSEQSSTRCS from the exons ATGGATAGCAACACTGGTGCAACAGCGACATTGGTGCAACAGCAGCATCAAACACTCGACGGTAATCACCATCAGGGTCAGAAGGAGCAGGACAACGTGAATGGTACTGTTGAGTCTGCTGAGGGTCATGCGGTCGACAGGTTTTGCGGCAAGGCTCAATGTTCGGTGAAGGAAATCGCGGTCGTAGCTCCGGACAATGATAGCGTTGGAGATTCCTCTACGTGCAGTGACGTTATAGACGACGACAATGAAGAAGAGGAGACGGATGTCGAGGAAAGCGGCACCGGCGGCTGGATTTTGAATCCGCCGGTATCGACCATCGTCCAGCAGCATCAAGCGTTTGATCCCGGGAATGGTTACATCGCCCTTCCGAACCCCGATTCGTCGAATTTCAGTGACGTCCGCATAAAGGATTCGAGCAATGTGCATCTGG tGACACAATGGCTCTGGACGTGGAAACATGCGGTTATATCATGCGTTCTAACTCTAATACTTTTAGCTATTTTAGTGTCCATAACTGTACCATCGGAAATTCCAGACTCATTGACCGAGG tgTGCATTGGTTCTGGGTATACACAAACAAATAATTGCGG ACTGATATTAAACAAACAGAAATTTCGATGTTGCAATGGAGAATGTATAGCCAGCGATTTATTATGCGATGGCAAAACGGACTGCAGGGATTTATCCGACGAGACAGAGGCCGAGTGTAAAAGGCCAGAAATTTTGTGTCCTAACTACGCCTTTCGTTGTAATTATGGTGCCTGTATAGACAAAGACTTGGTGTGCAACGGCGTTTCCAACTGCGCCGACAACAGTGACGAAACGCAGCCCCAGTGCTTAAGAAATACAACAAACACTCGAACGGAAAGATGTAGAGAGAATGAGTTTCAGTGTGACAACGGCCAGTGCATTTCTAGCGACGCTGTGTGTGACGGAACTCGAAATTGTGCGGATGGTTCTGACGAAACATCTAAATTATGCCAATCGTTACC TTGTCCTTCGACAGCTTTTCATTGTGCTTATGGAGCTTGTATCGATGCTGATCTACGATGTAACAGAGTAGACGACTGCGCCGATAGCTCAGACGAGGACCAGGAATTATGTAGGACTGGATGGCCGCCAGTTTTACCGTCGGTGCGACCAACAACAGGAACTACACGATCGCCACCGACTCCTGCACCAACACCAACACGTCCTTCTAGGACACCTTCTGGCACAAACACTTGCAAAGCACCTCCGCAACCGCAAAACGGTCGCTGGAAGTTACATCGATCGCAGTGCTCAGATGGACAGAACTGTAACGTTCCAGAAGGAACGGAACTGGGATTAGGATCTTATCTCGTCTACTCTTGTGATTCGGGATATAAAATAAGAGGTTCGCCCGACGTTAGCTGCAGTATCGGGGGAAAATGGCTTAATATACCAGTTTGCAGAG CAATACTCTGCAAAGCTTTAGCCGCACCTTCAATCAGATCTGAATGTCGGTACGACGATGAATGGATATCATGCAAATCTCCAGTTCCACCAAGAACAAGAGCAACATTGTCATGTGAAAACAGTTATCGACCTGAAACTAATCAACATCTACTGTCCGGACAAGGAACAAACGTGAGATGTAAAGCGAATGGTGAATGGGAACCAGAACCTATGCGATGTGTTCCAG TATGCGGCACTTTACCTCTCGGTTATCAACTGACCGTTGTAGGCGGTTTTCGACCGAATATTACGGAATTTCCGTGGCACGCCTCGATGTATCGCGACGAACCAGGCGAGCCAAAGAAATACTTCTGTGGAGCGTCTATCATTCAAAAAAATCTCTTGATAACGGCAGCTCATTGTGTATACGACGAGTTCACTAGGCAACCAATTGATCCcaacacaatttatatattaacggGAAATCTTTTTCGCGATTACAATAATCTTTTTCACAATCCAATTTTCGTTAAAAGAAATCAG GTGAAACGTATTTACATCGAACGCAATTATGTTGGATACATAGGAAATTTCTTGTCGGATATCGCAGTATTAGAACTCGTTACACCATTTGTATTGTCATCCTATTTGGTTCCCGCGTGCATAGATACTTTAAGCTACGGGAATGTATTGGAACCGGGTACTTATGGAAAGGTAGCGGTATTTGGTAGAAGAGCAATTGGTGAACCTAGAGCCTGGTATATTTTACAGGCTCTGACAGTGCCTGTAATCTCACTCAGCCAGTGCAGGTCCGCGAGCCAAAGTGTTAATATGGAACAATATGTCACCAATGATAAGTTTTGCGCAGGCTACACAAATG GTTCTTCCGTTTCTGATGGTGACGTTTCTGATGACAGTGGCGGCGGATTAGTCTTTAAAACCAATAATTTGTGGTATCTCCGAGGTATTGTTAGCGACACGATTTGTCGCGGCACGATGCGAGGGGATTTTCACGGCACGAAAAGTTTTCATTGTGACTACtacatatattctttatatacagaAATCTCCAGGTATATTCCATGGATACAAGATGTAATGACCAAAATAGAACAAAATCAGACGCATACATTATGCTCAGAACAATCTTCAACAAGATGTtcctaa
- the LOC139816036 gene encoding uncharacterized protein isoform X4, whose translation MDSNTGATATLVQQQHQTLDGNHHQGQKEQDNVNGTVESAEGHAVDRFCGKAQCSVKEIAVVAPDNDSVGDSSTCSDVIDDDNEEEETDVEESGTGGWILNPPVSTIVQQHQAFDPGNGYIALPNPDSSNFSDVRIKDSSNVHLVCIGSGYTQTNNCGLILNKQKFRCCNGECIASDLLCDGKTDCRDLSDETEAECKRPEILCPNYAFRCNYGACIDKDLVCNGVSNCADNSDETQPQCLRNTTNTRTERCRENEFQCDNGQCISSDAVCDGTRNCADGSDETSKLCQSLPCPSTAFHCAYGACIDADLRCNRVDDCADSSDEDQELCRTGWPPVLPSVRPTTGTTRSPPTPAPTPTRPSRTPSGTNTCKAPPQPQNGRWKLHRSQCSDGQNCNVPEGTELGLGSYLVYSCDSGYKIRGSPDVSCSIGGKWLNIPVCRAILCKALAAPSIRSECRYDDEWISCKSPVPPRTRATLSCENSYRPETNQHLLSGQGTNVRCKANGEWEPEPMRCVPVCGTLPLGYQLTVVGGFRPNITEFPWHASMYRDEPGEPKKYFCGASIIQKNLLITAAHCVYDEFTRQPIDPNTIYILTGNLFRDYNNLFHNPIFVKRNQVKRIYIERNYVGYIGNFLSDIAVLELVTPFVLSSYLVPACIDTLSYGNVLEPGTYGKVAVFGRRAIGEPRAWYILQALTVPVISLSQCRSASQSVNMEQYVTNDKFCAGYTNGSSVSDGDVSDDSGGGLVFKTNNLWYLRGIVSDTICRGTMRGDFHGTKSFHCDYYIYSLYTEISRYIPWIQDVMTKIEQNQTHTLCSEQSSTRCS comes from the exons ATGGATAGCAACACTGGTGCAACAGCGACATTGGTGCAACAGCAGCATCAAACACTCGACGGTAATCACCATCAGGGTCAGAAGGAGCAGGACAACGTGAATGGTACTGTTGAGTCTGCTGAGGGTCATGCGGTCGACAGGTTTTGCGGCAAGGCTCAATGTTCGGTGAAGGAAATCGCGGTCGTAGCTCCGGACAATGATAGCGTTGGAGATTCCTCTACGTGCAGTGACGTTATAGACGACGACAATGAAGAAGAGGAGACGGATGTCGAGGAAAGCGGCACCGGCGGCTGGATTTTGAATCCGCCGGTATCGACCATCGTCCAGCAGCATCAAGCGTTTGATCCCGGGAATGGTTACATCGCCCTTCCGAACCCCGATTCGTCGAATTTCAGTGACGTCCGCATAAAGGATTCGAGCAATGTGCATCTGG tgTGCATTGGTTCTGGGTATACACAAACAAATAATTGCGG ACTGATATTAAACAAACAGAAATTTCGATGTTGCAATGGAGAATGTATAGCCAGCGATTTATTATGCGATGGCAAAACGGACTGCAGGGATTTATCCGACGAGACAGAGGCCGAGTGTAAAAGGCCAGAAATTTTGTGTCCTAACTACGCCTTTCGTTGTAATTATGGTGCCTGTATAGACAAAGACTTGGTGTGCAACGGCGTTTCCAACTGCGCCGACAACAGTGACGAAACGCAGCCCCAGTGCTTAAGAAATACAACAAACACTCGAACGGAAAGATGTAGAGAGAATGAGTTTCAGTGTGACAACGGCCAGTGCATTTCTAGCGACGCTGTGTGTGACGGAACTCGAAATTGTGCGGATGGTTCTGACGAAACATCTAAATTATGCCAATCGTTACC TTGTCCTTCGACAGCTTTTCATTGTGCTTATGGAGCTTGTATCGATGCTGATCTACGATGTAACAGAGTAGACGACTGCGCCGATAGCTCAGACGAGGACCAGGAATTATGTAGGACTGGATGGCCGCCAGTTTTACCGTCGGTGCGACCAACAACAGGAACTACACGATCGCCACCGACTCCTGCACCAACACCAACACGTCCTTCTAGGACACCTTCTGGCACAAACACTTGCAAAGCACCTCCGCAACCGCAAAACGGTCGCTGGAAGTTACATCGATCGCAGTGCTCAGATGGACAGAACTGTAACGTTCCAGAAGGAACGGAACTGGGATTAGGATCTTATCTCGTCTACTCTTGTGATTCGGGATATAAAATAAGAGGTTCGCCCGACGTTAGCTGCAGTATCGGGGGAAAATGGCTTAATATACCAGTTTGCAGAG CAATACTCTGCAAAGCTTTAGCCGCACCTTCAATCAGATCTGAATGTCGGTACGACGATGAATGGATATCATGCAAATCTCCAGTTCCACCAAGAACAAGAGCAACATTGTCATGTGAAAACAGTTATCGACCTGAAACTAATCAACATCTACTGTCCGGACAAGGAACAAACGTGAGATGTAAAGCGAATGGTGAATGGGAACCAGAACCTATGCGATGTGTTCCAG TATGCGGCACTTTACCTCTCGGTTATCAACTGACCGTTGTAGGCGGTTTTCGACCGAATATTACGGAATTTCCGTGGCACGCCTCGATGTATCGCGACGAACCAGGCGAGCCAAAGAAATACTTCTGTGGAGCGTCTATCATTCAAAAAAATCTCTTGATAACGGCAGCTCATTGTGTATACGACGAGTTCACTAGGCAACCAATTGATCCcaacacaatttatatattaacggGAAATCTTTTTCGCGATTACAATAATCTTTTTCACAATCCAATTTTCGTTAAAAGAAATCAG GTGAAACGTATTTACATCGAACGCAATTATGTTGGATACATAGGAAATTTCTTGTCGGATATCGCAGTATTAGAACTCGTTACACCATTTGTATTGTCATCCTATTTGGTTCCCGCGTGCATAGATACTTTAAGCTACGGGAATGTATTGGAACCGGGTACTTATGGAAAGGTAGCGGTATTTGGTAGAAGAGCAATTGGTGAACCTAGAGCCTGGTATATTTTACAGGCTCTGACAGTGCCTGTAATCTCACTCAGCCAGTGCAGGTCCGCGAGCCAAAGTGTTAATATGGAACAATATGTCACCAATGATAAGTTTTGCGCAGGCTACACAAATG GTTCTTCCGTTTCTGATGGTGACGTTTCTGATGACAGTGGCGGCGGATTAGTCTTTAAAACCAATAATTTGTGGTATCTCCGAGGTATTGTTAGCGACACGATTTGTCGCGGCACGATGCGAGGGGATTTTCACGGCACGAAAAGTTTTCATTGTGACTACtacatatattctttatatacagaAATCTCCAGGTATATTCCATGGATACAAGATGTAATGACCAAAATAGAACAAAATCAGACGCATACATTATGCTCAGAACAATCTTCAACAAGATGTtcctaa
- the LOC139816036 gene encoding uncharacterized protein isoform X1, whose product MDSNTGATATLVQQQHQTLDGNHHQGQKEQDNVNGTVESAEGHAVDRFCGKAQCSVKEIAVVAPDNDSVGDSSTCSDVIDDDNEEEETDVEESGTGGWILNPPVSTIVQQHQAFDPGNGYIALPNPDSSNFSDVRIKDSSNVHLGNEVNYHGPVTIHVNHVVYTNPTLNQDAIELDVINASDNIADSSTSQNNEIPNESIFPQNTELNNVTQWLWTWKHAVISCVLTLILLAILVSITVPSEIPDSLTEVCIGSGYTQTNNCGLILNKQKFRCCNGECIASDLLCDGKTDCRDLSDETEAECKRPEILCPNYAFRCNYGACIDKDLVCNGVSNCADNSDETQPQCLRNTTNTRTERCRENEFQCDNGQCISSDAVCDGTRNCADGSDETSKLCQSLPCPSTAFHCAYGACIDADLRCNRVDDCADSSDEDQELCRTGWPPVLPSVRPTTGTTRSPPTPAPTPTRPSRTPSGTNTCKAPPQPQNGRWKLHRSQCSDGQNCNVPEGTELGLGSYLVYSCDSGYKIRGSPDVSCSIGGKWLNIPVCRAILCKALAAPSIRSECRYDDEWISCKSPVPPRTRATLSCENSYRPETNQHLLSGQGTNVRCKANGEWEPEPMRCVPVCGTLPLGYQLTVVGGFRPNITEFPWHASMYRDEPGEPKKYFCGASIIQKNLLITAAHCVYDEFTRQPIDPNTIYILTGNLFRDYNNLFHNPIFVKRNQVKRIYIERNYVGYIGNFLSDIAVLELVTPFVLSSYLVPACIDTLSYGNVLEPGTYGKVAVFGRRAIGEPRAWYILQALTVPVISLSQCRSASQSVNMEQYVTNDKFCAGYTNGSSVSDGDVSDDSGGGLVFKTNNLWYLRGIVSDTICRGTMRGDFHGTKSFHCDYYIYSLYTEISRYIPWIQDVMTKIEQNQTHTLCSEQSSTRCS is encoded by the exons ATGGATAGCAACACTGGTGCAACAGCGACATTGGTGCAACAGCAGCATCAAACACTCGACGGTAATCACCATCAGGGTCAGAAGGAGCAGGACAACGTGAATGGTACTGTTGAGTCTGCTGAGGGTCATGCGGTCGACAGGTTTTGCGGCAAGGCTCAATGTTCGGTGAAGGAAATCGCGGTCGTAGCTCCGGACAATGATAGCGTTGGAGATTCCTCTACGTGCAGTGACGTTATAGACGACGACAATGAAGAAGAGGAGACGGATGTCGAGGAAAGCGGCACCGGCGGCTGGATTTTGAATCCGCCGGTATCGACCATCGTCCAGCAGCATCAAGCGTTTGATCCCGGGAATGGTTACATCGCCCTTCCGAACCCCGATTCGTCGAATTTCAGTGACGTCCGCATAAAGGATTCGAGCAATGTGCATCTGGGTAATGAGGTCAACTACCATGGTCCGGTTACTATTCATGTAAACCATGTCGTTTACACGAATCCTACTTTGAATCAGGATGCGATTGAACTTGACGTTATCAACGCCTCCGACAATATCGCGGATTCGTCGACGAGTCAGAACAACGAAATTCCAAATGAATCAATTTTTCCACAAAATACTGAATTAAATAATG tGACACAATGGCTCTGGACGTGGAAACATGCGGTTATATCATGCGTTCTAACTCTAATACTTTTAGCTATTTTAGTGTCCATAACTGTACCATCGGAAATTCCAGACTCATTGACCGAGG tgTGCATTGGTTCTGGGTATACACAAACAAATAATTGCGG ACTGATATTAAACAAACAGAAATTTCGATGTTGCAATGGAGAATGTATAGCCAGCGATTTATTATGCGATGGCAAAACGGACTGCAGGGATTTATCCGACGAGACAGAGGCCGAGTGTAAAAGGCCAGAAATTTTGTGTCCTAACTACGCCTTTCGTTGTAATTATGGTGCCTGTATAGACAAAGACTTGGTGTGCAACGGCGTTTCCAACTGCGCCGACAACAGTGACGAAACGCAGCCCCAGTGCTTAAGAAATACAACAAACACTCGAACGGAAAGATGTAGAGAGAATGAGTTTCAGTGTGACAACGGCCAGTGCATTTCTAGCGACGCTGTGTGTGACGGAACTCGAAATTGTGCGGATGGTTCTGACGAAACATCTAAATTATGCCAATCGTTACC TTGTCCTTCGACAGCTTTTCATTGTGCTTATGGAGCTTGTATCGATGCTGATCTACGATGTAACAGAGTAGACGACTGCGCCGATAGCTCAGACGAGGACCAGGAATTATGTAGGACTGGATGGCCGCCAGTTTTACCGTCGGTGCGACCAACAACAGGAACTACACGATCGCCACCGACTCCTGCACCAACACCAACACGTCCTTCTAGGACACCTTCTGGCACAAACACTTGCAAAGCACCTCCGCAACCGCAAAACGGTCGCTGGAAGTTACATCGATCGCAGTGCTCAGATGGACAGAACTGTAACGTTCCAGAAGGAACGGAACTGGGATTAGGATCTTATCTCGTCTACTCTTGTGATTCGGGATATAAAATAAGAGGTTCGCCCGACGTTAGCTGCAGTATCGGGGGAAAATGGCTTAATATACCAGTTTGCAGAG CAATACTCTGCAAAGCTTTAGCCGCACCTTCAATCAGATCTGAATGTCGGTACGACGATGAATGGATATCATGCAAATCTCCAGTTCCACCAAGAACAAGAGCAACATTGTCATGTGAAAACAGTTATCGACCTGAAACTAATCAACATCTACTGTCCGGACAAGGAACAAACGTGAGATGTAAAGCGAATGGTGAATGGGAACCAGAACCTATGCGATGTGTTCCAG TATGCGGCACTTTACCTCTCGGTTATCAACTGACCGTTGTAGGCGGTTTTCGACCGAATATTACGGAATTTCCGTGGCACGCCTCGATGTATCGCGACGAACCAGGCGAGCCAAAGAAATACTTCTGTGGAGCGTCTATCATTCAAAAAAATCTCTTGATAACGGCAGCTCATTGTGTATACGACGAGTTCACTAGGCAACCAATTGATCCcaacacaatttatatattaacggGAAATCTTTTTCGCGATTACAATAATCTTTTTCACAATCCAATTTTCGTTAAAAGAAATCAG GTGAAACGTATTTACATCGAACGCAATTATGTTGGATACATAGGAAATTTCTTGTCGGATATCGCAGTATTAGAACTCGTTACACCATTTGTATTGTCATCCTATTTGGTTCCCGCGTGCATAGATACTTTAAGCTACGGGAATGTATTGGAACCGGGTACTTATGGAAAGGTAGCGGTATTTGGTAGAAGAGCAATTGGTGAACCTAGAGCCTGGTATATTTTACAGGCTCTGACAGTGCCTGTAATCTCACTCAGCCAGTGCAGGTCCGCGAGCCAAAGTGTTAATATGGAACAATATGTCACCAATGATAAGTTTTGCGCAGGCTACACAAATG GTTCTTCCGTTTCTGATGGTGACGTTTCTGATGACAGTGGCGGCGGATTAGTCTTTAAAACCAATAATTTGTGGTATCTCCGAGGTATTGTTAGCGACACGATTTGTCGCGGCACGATGCGAGGGGATTTTCACGGCACGAAAAGTTTTCATTGTGACTACtacatatattctttatatacagaAATCTCCAGGTATATTCCATGGATACAAGATGTAATGACCAAAATAGAACAAAATCAGACGCATACATTATGCTCAGAACAATCTTCAACAAGATGTtcctaa
- the LOC139816036 gene encoding uncharacterized protein isoform X2 — MDSNTGATATLVQQQHQTLDGNHHQGQKEQDNVNGTVESAEGHAVDRFCGKAQCSVKEIAVVAPDNDSVGDSSTCSDVIDDDNEEEETDVEESGTGGWILNPPVSTIVQQHQAFDPGNGYIALPNPDSSNFSDVRIKDSSNVHLGNEVNYHGPVTIHVNHVVYTNPTLNQDAIELDVINASDNIADSSTSQNNEIPNESIFPQNTELNNVCIGSGYTQTNNCGLILNKQKFRCCNGECIASDLLCDGKTDCRDLSDETEAECKRPEILCPNYAFRCNYGACIDKDLVCNGVSNCADNSDETQPQCLRNTTNTRTERCRENEFQCDNGQCISSDAVCDGTRNCADGSDETSKLCQSLPCPSTAFHCAYGACIDADLRCNRVDDCADSSDEDQELCRTGWPPVLPSVRPTTGTTRSPPTPAPTPTRPSRTPSGTNTCKAPPQPQNGRWKLHRSQCSDGQNCNVPEGTELGLGSYLVYSCDSGYKIRGSPDVSCSIGGKWLNIPVCRAILCKALAAPSIRSECRYDDEWISCKSPVPPRTRATLSCENSYRPETNQHLLSGQGTNVRCKANGEWEPEPMRCVPVCGTLPLGYQLTVVGGFRPNITEFPWHASMYRDEPGEPKKYFCGASIIQKNLLITAAHCVYDEFTRQPIDPNTIYILTGNLFRDYNNLFHNPIFVKRNQVKRIYIERNYVGYIGNFLSDIAVLELVTPFVLSSYLVPACIDTLSYGNVLEPGTYGKVAVFGRRAIGEPRAWYILQALTVPVISLSQCRSASQSVNMEQYVTNDKFCAGYTNGSSVSDGDVSDDSGGGLVFKTNNLWYLRGIVSDTICRGTMRGDFHGTKSFHCDYYIYSLYTEISRYIPWIQDVMTKIEQNQTHTLCSEQSSTRCS, encoded by the exons ATGGATAGCAACACTGGTGCAACAGCGACATTGGTGCAACAGCAGCATCAAACACTCGACGGTAATCACCATCAGGGTCAGAAGGAGCAGGACAACGTGAATGGTACTGTTGAGTCTGCTGAGGGTCATGCGGTCGACAGGTTTTGCGGCAAGGCTCAATGTTCGGTGAAGGAAATCGCGGTCGTAGCTCCGGACAATGATAGCGTTGGAGATTCCTCTACGTGCAGTGACGTTATAGACGACGACAATGAAGAAGAGGAGACGGATGTCGAGGAAAGCGGCACCGGCGGCTGGATTTTGAATCCGCCGGTATCGACCATCGTCCAGCAGCATCAAGCGTTTGATCCCGGGAATGGTTACATCGCCCTTCCGAACCCCGATTCGTCGAATTTCAGTGACGTCCGCATAAAGGATTCGAGCAATGTGCATCTGGGTAATGAGGTCAACTACCATGGTCCGGTTACTATTCATGTAAACCATGTCGTTTACACGAATCCTACTTTGAATCAGGATGCGATTGAACTTGACGTTATCAACGCCTCCGACAATATCGCGGATTCGTCGACGAGTCAGAACAACGAAATTCCAAATGAATCAATTTTTCCACAAAATACTGAATTAAATAATG tgTGCATTGGTTCTGGGTATACACAAACAAATAATTGCGG ACTGATATTAAACAAACAGAAATTTCGATGTTGCAATGGAGAATGTATAGCCAGCGATTTATTATGCGATGGCAAAACGGACTGCAGGGATTTATCCGACGAGACAGAGGCCGAGTGTAAAAGGCCAGAAATTTTGTGTCCTAACTACGCCTTTCGTTGTAATTATGGTGCCTGTATAGACAAAGACTTGGTGTGCAACGGCGTTTCCAACTGCGCCGACAACAGTGACGAAACGCAGCCCCAGTGCTTAAGAAATACAACAAACACTCGAACGGAAAGATGTAGAGAGAATGAGTTTCAGTGTGACAACGGCCAGTGCATTTCTAGCGACGCTGTGTGTGACGGAACTCGAAATTGTGCGGATGGTTCTGACGAAACATCTAAATTATGCCAATCGTTACC TTGTCCTTCGACAGCTTTTCATTGTGCTTATGGAGCTTGTATCGATGCTGATCTACGATGTAACAGAGTAGACGACTGCGCCGATAGCTCAGACGAGGACCAGGAATTATGTAGGACTGGATGGCCGCCAGTTTTACCGTCGGTGCGACCAACAACAGGAACTACACGATCGCCACCGACTCCTGCACCAACACCAACACGTCCTTCTAGGACACCTTCTGGCACAAACACTTGCAAAGCACCTCCGCAACCGCAAAACGGTCGCTGGAAGTTACATCGATCGCAGTGCTCAGATGGACAGAACTGTAACGTTCCAGAAGGAACGGAACTGGGATTAGGATCTTATCTCGTCTACTCTTGTGATTCGGGATATAAAATAAGAGGTTCGCCCGACGTTAGCTGCAGTATCGGGGGAAAATGGCTTAATATACCAGTTTGCAGAG CAATACTCTGCAAAGCTTTAGCCGCACCTTCAATCAGATCTGAATGTCGGTACGACGATGAATGGATATCATGCAAATCTCCAGTTCCACCAAGAACAAGAGCAACATTGTCATGTGAAAACAGTTATCGACCTGAAACTAATCAACATCTACTGTCCGGACAAGGAACAAACGTGAGATGTAAAGCGAATGGTGAATGGGAACCAGAACCTATGCGATGTGTTCCAG TATGCGGCACTTTACCTCTCGGTTATCAACTGACCGTTGTAGGCGGTTTTCGACCGAATATTACGGAATTTCCGTGGCACGCCTCGATGTATCGCGACGAACCAGGCGAGCCAAAGAAATACTTCTGTGGAGCGTCTATCATTCAAAAAAATCTCTTGATAACGGCAGCTCATTGTGTATACGACGAGTTCACTAGGCAACCAATTGATCCcaacacaatttatatattaacggGAAATCTTTTTCGCGATTACAATAATCTTTTTCACAATCCAATTTTCGTTAAAAGAAATCAG GTGAAACGTATTTACATCGAACGCAATTATGTTGGATACATAGGAAATTTCTTGTCGGATATCGCAGTATTAGAACTCGTTACACCATTTGTATTGTCATCCTATTTGGTTCCCGCGTGCATAGATACTTTAAGCTACGGGAATGTATTGGAACCGGGTACTTATGGAAAGGTAGCGGTATTTGGTAGAAGAGCAATTGGTGAACCTAGAGCCTGGTATATTTTACAGGCTCTGACAGTGCCTGTAATCTCACTCAGCCAGTGCAGGTCCGCGAGCCAAAGTGTTAATATGGAACAATATGTCACCAATGATAAGTTTTGCGCAGGCTACACAAATG GTTCTTCCGTTTCTGATGGTGACGTTTCTGATGACAGTGGCGGCGGATTAGTCTTTAAAACCAATAATTTGTGGTATCTCCGAGGTATTGTTAGCGACACGATTTGTCGCGGCACGATGCGAGGGGATTTTCACGGCACGAAAAGTTTTCATTGTGACTACtacatatattctttatatacagaAATCTCCAGGTATATTCCATGGATACAAGATGTAATGACCAAAATAGAACAAAATCAGACGCATACATTATGCTCAGAACAATCTTCAACAAGATGTtcctaa